The Polaribacter sp. MED152 region GTTTATATACTTACAAATCGAACAAAGAAAGTATTGTATATAGGTGTAACAAATCATCTGAAAAGAAGAATAGAAGAGCATTCAGTTCCAATTGAAAGTTCTAGGCAATTTACTAATAAATATAATTGTAAGTATTTAATTTATCATGAACACTATAACAGCATAGAAACTGCAATAAAAAGAGAGAAACAATTGAAGAAATGGAGTAGAGTAAAAAAGGAAACTTTAATTAAATCCTTAAATCCAGAATGGAACTTTCTTAATGATACTATTTGATTTATATATGTAGATTTCTCCATTCCGCTAAAAAGCTACAGTCGAAATGACAGGGCGTTTTATGTATCCAATTCTATAATTTAAATAATACCTAGCTGTCATCTAGACCTTGTGGAGAGATCTCA contains the following coding sequences:
- a CDS encoding GIY-YIG nuclease family protein, encoding MYIGVTNHLKRRIEEHSVPIESSRQFTNKYNCKYLIYHEHYNSIETAIKREKQLKKWSRVKKETLIKSLNPEWNFLNDTI